One genomic segment of Podarcis raffonei isolate rPodRaf1 chromosome 7, rPodRaf1.pri, whole genome shotgun sequence includes these proteins:
- the LOC128418067 gene encoding R3H domain-containing protein 1-like, which translates to MRMTDTVTVKEGGDTMKNSEIEVKDNIAEQHFIKSESHEQIQVEKNERCTNNKNDVQEKNQIQPTQSFEKEEKLLKDEAEKEKSIDKLPRKMLSRDSSQEDTDSTGIDLHEFLVNTLKNNPRDRMMLLKLEKEILDFIGNNEIPQKISPPPMTSYHRMSLHRVAAYFGLEHNVDQSGKSVIVNKTSNTRIPDQTFCV; encoded by the coding sequence atGAGGATGACTGATACTGTTACTGTAAAGGAGGGAGGTGATACAATGAAAAATTCAGAAATAGAGGTAAAAGACAACATTGCAGAGCAACACTTCATAAAATCAGAAAGCCACGAGCAAATTCAAGTGGAAAAGAATGAAAGGTGtaccaataataaaaatgatgtgCAGGAGAAAAATCAGATTCAGCCAACACAATCTTTTGAAAAGGAAGAGAAACTATTGAAAGATGAAGCAGAAAAGGAAAAGTCCATTGATAAATTGCCCAGGAAAATGTTATCAAGAGATTCTAGCCAAGAAGATACAGATTCAACTGGTATAGATCTACATGAGTTTTTAGTAAATACGTTGAAAAACAATCCCAGGGACAGAATGATGCTGCTGAAATTGGAAAAAGAAATCTTAGATTTCATTGGTAATAACGAAATCCCTCAaaagatatcccccccccccatgacctcTTACCATAGAATGTCATTGCACAGAGTGGCTGCTTACTTTGGACTGGAGCACAATGTGGACCAGAGTGGAAAGTCAGTTATAGTAAATAAAACCAGCAATACCAGAATACCTGACCAGACATTTTGTgtataa